GGTGTACTCAAGGGCACCGTCATAGCCGTTGCTGCAGCCGTTCGCGGCGTCGTTGTCCCACGTGAGCTTCACCTTCGAGGACGCACAGCTGCCGTACGCTGGGGCCTGGCTGGAGGCGGTGCTCGCCAGCGAGTAGTTGGCGTAGGTCGTCGAGGCCGTGGACGCCAGCATGCCGCCGCGCTGCACCTCGAGGGTGGCGCGGGCCGTGCAGCCCTGCTCCGCGCAGGCGCGCGGGTTGCCCATGCGGCAGCGCGTGCCCGTGTCGTAGAGGTTCTGGCTGTCGCCGGTGCCGATGAAGGTGCGCAGGATGCCCATGTCGGGCTGCACCACGTTCGTGGCGATCTGGCTGAACGGGCTGCGCAGGGCCTCGGCGCTCCCGGAGCGGCCCGCGAGGTTCTCCGTCCGGAACGCGCGCGCCGCGTACCAGTTGTTCACCCGCTGCGTGGCGGCATCCCACTGGCCGGGCTTCCAGAAGCGCACGGCCCAGAGCTGCCCGCCGTAGTCGCCCACCGTGGCGGTGTCGAAGAGCCCATCGTTCTCCACCCCGGAGCCGTACGCCTGGCCCACGTCCGCCAGCGCCAAGCCCGCGCCCATGGAATAGCGCAGGTACGACGAGCGGCCCTGGTTGTCCCCGTTGAAGAAGCTCCACACGGTGTGGCCGCTGGCGAGGTCCACCACCGCCATGCCCCGGCCGCGGTTGTTGTACGGATCATAGCCTCCGTTCAGGGCCACCACCCAGCGCTCGCGGGCCGCGGTGCCGGAGACCATCCAAGGCGTCTCCGCCATGCCCGAGGGCTGGCCGTTGCGCACGCGCAGGGCGTCGTCCGCGCCGGGCGTCAGCGCCACCGGGCCGATGGGGGGCGACAGCGGCGCGAAGTTCGAGAAGCTCTCGCCCACCTGGAGCGCCAGCGGATCGCACGGCTGGGGCCACATCCACAGGAAGTCTCCCTGCTGGTCGGGCGCGCGCGTCACCGCCTCGCCGGTGGCCTGGCCGAGCAGGCGCGTCAGGTCCAGCGCGAAGCGGTGCACGCCGCCACGGCCCGTGCCGATGACCGCCACGGTGCGGTACTCCTCCCACTGCTTGCGGCCGTCCGAGGGGCCCCCGACGCCGTCGAGCCACACGTCGCGCACCATGGCGGTGCCATTCACGAGGGGGGCGTGCTTGTCGAGGTTCCCCTTCAGCCGAGGCAGCGTGTCCGGAGGGATGAAGGCCCACAGCTCCTGGCCCGTGCCCGCGTCGTACAGGCCCCGGCCCGTGGCGGGGTCCCTGCCAGTGCTCCGGCCATTGAGGAAGGCGTGGAGCATGCCGCCGTTGGAGCCCACGAGGACGACCTTGTCCCGGCCTCCTGCCGCGTCCACGTACTTGTCATACGCGTCTCCCGTGCCAGGGACTGTCTGCAGGGGGTAGCCCGTCTCCAGCGCCGTGGCGCCCTGGAAGAGCGTCGGCAGACACTGAGGGGAGAGGGCGCACGAGTCCTTGGGCAGCGGCGGCTCCACGTTGATGGGCGTGGAGTGGGCCAGGTCCTGGAGCAGGGAGGCCCGGTCGTAGTCGCGCAGGGCCGGATCCGGGTTGAGGGCATCCGCGCCTCGGTACCAGCGGATGATGACGCGGGCGCAGTCGTCTGGAGTCAGGGAGACGAACCCCAGCTTCGTGGCCAGATCCGCGCAGCCGGTCGGGTTCTGGCTGATGCCCAGGTACTCGCGCAGGAAGGACGCGTTGGCCTCGGTGAAGGCGATGGGCGTGTCGCGCTGATCCAGCTTTCCATCCCTGTTGCTGTCGATGAGCGTGTAGATGCTGCGGGTCCGCCACTTCTGCGAGCTGCCGGCCTTGAGCACCTGTCCCGCCTCCCAGAAGGGCACGGCCGGGGTCCACGGCGAGAGGGTCTTCACGAAGGTGCCTGGGAGGGTCTCCGTCACGGCATCCCCCTGGGCATCCAGCAGGACCGTGTCATCGCAGTCGCCATCAGCGTTGAGGTCTCCGTAGTACGGGGAGAGCGGGTCGCACCCGAGCAGCAGCTCCTCGGCGAGCTGGAAGCGGTAGAGCGCCCCCTGCCACGGGGTGTTGGGGGGCACGGAGGCCCGCAGGCGCGGCACGAGCGCGGAGGCGGGCTGGCCCGCGGGCACGGTCTCCGTGGTGGAGGGCACGGCGTTGGCCTTCCACGCGGTGGTGTTGGGCGTGGAGGGGACGTTGACGAGCGAGTCGCGGAGGGCCTGCGACAGGCTCGCCGCATCATCCGCGATGTAATAGAGGCCGCCTCCCACCTCGGCGGTGTGCCGCAACAGGTTGCTGTTGATGCCGAAGCCCACCGTGTACGTCGCCACGCTCTGCTTGCCCGCGGTGTTGAAGTCCCCGACGATGGGCGGCGTGCTGCGCTGCAGGTCCTGCTCGTAGAGCAGCTTGGCCACGTCATCGAGCAAGTAGTTCGGGTTGTCGTCCGTGTAGACGGTGGGGTTGGAGCCCTTGTCACGTTCAGCGAGGGTGCCCGGGCCGCAGGGCATGGAGTCCGGGCAGTAGACCGGGCCGTTGTTGAGCGTGCGCAGCTTGGTGACCACCGTGCTGCTCAGCGTGTCGCTGTTGGGCTCGCCGTCCGAGATGATGATGACGGAGGTGGTTTGGCAGCCCCAGCACACGCTGCGGTTCTGCGAGCTGAGCGCGGAGTTCTTGAAAGCGGACGGGTAGCTGAAGCCGGTGCCAAAGCCAAACACGTCCCGGTACACGGTGTCATCCGACGTGAAGTAATAGCCCACGTTGAGCAGCGAGCGGGCCAGCGGCGTACCCGTGTTGAACGCCAGGGTGTTGATCGCGTTGATGTAGCTGGCGCGGCTGCTGTCGAACGCGCTCGAGTCAGTGACGACCTGCTGGCACGAGGGATTCTGCGTCCGGAGCATCACGGTGTTCGGCGCGGAGGAGGAGAAGTAGCTGAGGCCCACGCGGGCGCCGCGCACGTCCTTGAGGAGCGACTTGAGCACTGCCTTGAGGGTGACGTACTTGGGCGGGTTGAAGTTGAGGTAGCGGCCCCAGAAGATGAAGTTGAGGTTCTCCAGCGGAGCCGTGTTGCGGCCAACGGTGCCCGGCACCTTGTAGTAGCCCTTGGTGCTCAGGCACGTGAGGCAGCGGAAGTACTCGCTGGCGCCGGTGGTGGACCAGTTGGCCACCCGGCTCTGGCAGACCTGCTCCTTGGAGTCCCACTGCGAGGGCGGGTTGCTCAGGTCCGCCCAGTACAGGTAGCCGTAGAACTTGTTGTCCTGGAACAGGTTGGGGAAGCCCGTGTCCGAGCCCAGCCCCGTGCCTAAGTCCGGCGGCGGGTAACGGAAGTTCGGGTCCCACCCCCGGCTGGCCGCGAACGCATCCAGCCGCGGGTTCTCGCACCCGTTCACCGTGAGGTTGAAGAAGGCGGTGTGGTCGCTGTTCGTCACCTGCGGCAGCTCGCGCATGGAGCCCGAGTTGTCGATCAGGATGTGGAGGTTGGCCGGCGTGCTGGCCGGGAGCGCGCGCTCATCGCCTGGCGCGTCCTTGCCGTACACCACGTCCTGGATAAGGGACGTGGTGAGCTGACAGCAGGCGGGACTGTCGGTGGAACTGCCAAGTTGCGCTGACGCGGGGCCCACGGCCGCCAGCAGCACTAGAACCAGGCACAGGCGCTTCATGAGGCGCTCCCTTCCTTGAACGGGGGAGCGCGCTCTTAACACGTTTTACTGGTTTGGCTGCAAATCAAGGGATTCCACTCCTCGTGTTCAAGCCTGGACTTCGGGTGGGGCAGGCGGGGGAAAAACCTTACGAAAACGGGCGGTTTGGCTAGAACGCGCCCGCGCTCCGGGGCGACCCGGACTCATGAACGAACGGAACGAAGGAGTGCCTGAGATGAAGCGGAACATGGGTTGGCAGCTCCTGGCCCTCGTGGCTGGGCTCGTCTTGACGGTGGAGGCTCGTGCGCAGGAGGTGTCGGCGGGCGCGGCGGGGAGCTTTGGCAACACCGGGCAGATCGTCATCTCCTCGGACTTCCGAGCGACCATCGGCTACACGAGTGTCAGTGGCCCGGGGGATCAGTTCCTCATCGATCTGCGGCCCTCGGTGGACTACTTCCTCAAGGAGAACCTCTCACTGGGCGGCACCGTGTACCTGGGCACGGCCTTCCAGCGCGGGGATGATCCGCTGCTCGTCGGCGTGGGCATCCGCGGCGGGTACAACATTCCCCTGAACAGCTCGGTGTCCGTGTGGCCGAAGCTGGGGCTGGCTGTGGCGCACTCGGACGGGTTCCTGGGCTTCGGGGAGCGCACCTTCCTGGAAGTCTCTCTCTCCGCGCCCTTCCTCGTGCACCTGGCGCCGCATTTCTTCTTCGGCGCAGGGCCCGGGCTGATCACCCAGCTGGGCGATGACACCGTGGCCACCCTCCATGTGAGCGCCGTGGTCGGCGGCTACTTCTAAGCGGCTGCTTTCATCGCTCGCGTCCCCATCCCCCCCTTAAGATGGGGGGATGAGCGACTCCCCCTATTCCACCATCCTCCGCGACATCTTCCATGTGGTGGACGTCAGCGAGGATCCGGCAGAGCGGGCGAGAGCCAAGCCCGTGCCGGAGCTCACCCCCGGCTTCGAGGCGCTGGGGTTCAAGACGCTCGGCTTCTACCGGCTGGGGCGGCCGCCGGGGCACGTCTACGAAGTCTGGCGCAGCCCCGACAGCCGCGCCGTCCTCGTGGTGGAGTACGATCTCAAGAAGCGGCCGCGCGCGGAGCTGCGCACGCTGCTCCACGACGGCACCATCATCGAGACCTCCAGCCGCTTCAGCGGCCTGTCCCGGCTGTTCCGCCGCGCCCGCCTCCACCACCCCGAGGCTGGCTACCTCCTGGAGACCCACGCGGCCACCCCCGAGCAGCTCTACCGCCGCCACACCGAGCGCGTGGAGGCCATCGCCCGCGAGCGCAGCTCCACCATCCCCTCGCATGACTCCATGCGGCTGCTGTTCGCGCTCGTCGCGCGCTCCATGGTGCTGACGCTCAACCGGTACCACCATGGCAAGCGCCTGGAGTGGATCATCTTCATCCCCGCCACCCTGGCCATCATCGCCGCCGTCGTCTTCGCCGGCACGCCGCTGCACTGGCTCACCGCGCTCGCCGTGGCCGCCGTGGCCTTCTGGTACGTCAGCGAGATGTCCAGCTGGCTCGCCGCGCGCCTGCTGCTGATTCCCCCCGTGCCCCTGGCCACCTTGTTGGCTGCTGTAGACGACGTCCACACCCCACCCGCCAACAGCCCCGCTCCCAGCTGAGCGCGGGCTGCGGCGTGGTGGAACTTTTCCATCCGGCGCGCATGTGTGAGTGCGCGAGCAGGCAAGCAAGCACCGGGCGGTGGGCGTTATGGTCTAGGCTCCAGGCCGGACTGAATCCTCGTGCCTCGCATGCGCTCCCTGCCCGTTCACCGCGTCTCTTGGAAGGCGTTGCTCGCTCTGTCGCTCTGTATCTCCGCGCTGCCCGCCTGGGCGGACACGCGGATCGGCGTGGGGCTCGATCTGTTCACAGAGAGCTCGCGCATGGAGGGCCACCAGACGATCAACACCGCGCGCCAGGATGAGTCCTTCGACTACCGCAGCCAGAGCTTCCTGTCGGCCACGCTGAACCTGAGCATCCCCGCCCCCATCTCCGAGAAGGCGCGCATGGGCGCAGGCCTGCGCTTCCTGGGCAACTACGGCTCGGGCGGCGAGGGCAACCGCATGTTCGGCTTCGGCCTGCTCAACGAGCTGTACCTCCTGGGCGAGTACGGGCTGCCCGTGGCGGACAAAACGGAGGCGGTGTTCGGCGCGCGCGGAGGCGTGGCGCTGCTGGTGCCCGGCAAGGAGTTCGACGCGGAGATCTCCCGCCTGCGCGAGCAGGGCGTGAGTGCGTGGCACGTACCACGCGTGGGCTGGCTGGGAGGCATCTCCGTGGGTGCGCGCCGGCGCCTGGGCGAGCACGTGCTGGTGCGCGGGGACTTCTCCGGCCAGCTCGAGAAGGTCTTCCTGTTTGCCACGAGCCAGGACATCAAGGGGCTCGAGTTCGAGAAGGCTTGGAGCACATTCGGTCTTCGCCTGGGGTTCACCCTGGGCGTGGAGTTCGCCCTCTAGCGAGGGCTTCACCCCCTACCTTGGGAGCCATGGATGAAGCGTTCTCTCACCCTGGTCCTCGCCACCTTGTCCGTGCTGGCCGCCGCCTGTTGGGGCGAGCCCGCGTTTGATCCGGAGAAGCTCGCCATCGGCCCTGGAGGCCTGGTGGGCAACGGAGACACCATTACTTCCGGCGACTTCCCGGGCGGCGATGACGTGCTGCCCGCGCCGCGCCAGGTGGAGTCCCTGCCGGACGACACCCGCCCGCCAGACTGTGATGGGGCGTGCGTGTCCTACTGCAACGCGGCGAACCTGCAGAACCCGGTGAACCGCGGCCTGTGCCGCAGCCTGTGGGGCGTGGGCCTGAGCCACCAGCCCATCAACCGGGACGAGGCGTGCCGCCGGCTCTTCGTGGACATGATTGGGCGCGTGCCCTCCGCGGACGAGGCCGAGTCCACCTGCGCGGGCAGCTGGGGCGACACGGTGAAGCGGCTGATGGACACGCCGGAGTTCATCTTCGTCAACCAGCGCCACGCCGCCGACAAGTTCCTCTACAGCAACGAGGTGGTGAACATCCAAGCCATCTACGACATGGATCGGCTGATGGAGAAGCTCTACCGGGGCAAGGTGCCGTATGACCAGTTCGCCTCGGTGGTGAGCGCGCACCCGGTGCTGATGCGCCGCTACGCGGACGCGGGCGACAAGGTGGACGCGCTGTTCAAGCTGTTCCTGGGCCGGCCGCCCTTCGAGTTCGAGCGCGCGGACATGGCCCGGGTGTATGGGCTGTGGCACTCGGGCTACTACGAGCACCCGCTGCTGGGACGCATGCCGGACGCGTACCTGCGCTTCCGCTGCCTGGCGGAGGACAACAAGGAAGTGGATCCGGTGAAGAAGGGCGAGTGCACCAGCGTGGTGTGGGGCTACCACGAGCTGGTCTTCATCCCGGATGTGCGCGCCGCGCTGGATCCGCAGATTCGTGAGCTGACCATGTGGAACGGCCTGCTGAGCGCGGACGAGTGGGCGCAGCTGCAGACGCCGGGCCGGGTGCTCACGCAGGAGATTCCCTTCTGGGAGCACGCGGTGGACGAGGTGCTGCAGCGCTACCTGGGCTACGAGCTGTCCCCGAAGGTGCCCGAGGTTCGCGCCGAGCTGGTGCGCTGGCTGCTGCAGTACGGGGGCGACATCCGCTCCGTGCACTACGCGGTGCTCACCTCGGCCGCCTACCTCCAGTCCGCCTACGGCACCACGCCCACCTCGTACCGGTGGGCGTATGGGCCGCTCAAGCAGATGGACGCGGAGGTGTGGATCGACTCCATGGCGCTCAACAGCGGCTACGCCACAGCCAACTGCGACCACCGCATCGCCCAGCCGGAGACCCTGCTGCGCAACGGCAGCATCGCCTCGTACCGGGTGCTGAAGGCCTCGCGGTGGAACATCAACGACAAGGGAGACCTCGACGAGAGCTACGCCAACCTGGCGCGCACGCTGGGCGGCTGCCCGGAGAACATCGTCGGCGGGCGCTTCCGGGTGGTGAGCATCCTCACCACGGGCACGCAGCTCTCCTTCGTGGGAGACCTGTGCAACCCCACCATGAGCGCCCAGGTGCAGGGCGCGCCGCTGGAGCGGCTGCTCCCGGAAGGGGTGGAGGGGGGCAGGGCGCTGACGGCGGATCTGGCGGTGCAGATTGCGCAGAATCAGTACCGGACGCTGCTGGGCCGCACGCCCTCGGACGAGGAGCTGACCGAGGCGCGGAACGCGGGTACGCAGTGTGCCTTGGACAAGTGCAGCGCGGAGGCCTTCGCGCGTCCGCTGTGCTTCGCGCTGATGTCCAGCGCGGAGCGTCTCTTCTACTGAGTCACGGAGCCACGAGCCATGTCCGACGACACGAAGAAGCCAGGAACGCTCGGCCGCCGAGGGCTGCTCAAGGGGCTGGGAGCCGCCGCCACCGCCGCGGCCTTCCCCACGCTGTGGCTGCCGAACAAGGCCTACGCGCAGACTGCTGCCCGCGGTGAGGTGGAGCACCTCATCTACATCCGCCTCGCGGGCGGCTTCCGCTTCACCACCGCCTTCAACGGGGATGTGGCGGACACGTTCAACCCGTTTGGGAAGTCCGCTTCGCGGGCTGCGGGCACGGAGTGGGGCCCCAGCGCCATGCTGGAGCGCGCCAGCTGGCTCGAGGGCACCGAGGGCGAGCCCCGCGTCGAGCTGGGCATGCAGAAGGTGACGGACTTCTCCAACGAGATTTGCTTGCTGCCGTGCGTGGACCACGAGCCGTTCTCCGCGCGCGCGGACGGCAACCACGGCACGGGTCTGGAGCGCTTCCTCACCGGCTACGTGGGTGGCACCACCAGCTTCTTGACGTACCTGAACTACGGGCTGCGCGAGAAGGTGGCGCAGGAGGCGTCCGAGGGCCGCACCATCCTGCCGGCTTTCAGCCTCGGCGAGGCGGGCATGGCGCTGGGCAGCGGCATCTATGCCGGCTACCGGCCGCCGGTGCTGGACGGCAACGGCTTCGAGCGGTTCGGGTTCGATCCGGACTCGAACGTGCCAGCCTGGGCGGTGAACATCGCCAACAATCTGGACCAGCGCTTCCGGGACAAGGTGCACCAGGGCGTGCGCCCGGGCGTGGAGGCCTACCAGCAGACGCGCGAGGCCACGCGGGCCTACGGCGCCATCTTCCGGGACCCCATTCTGCGGGTGGACGCGTTCTCGCAGGAGGTGGTGGACGGCATCAGCAATCGCGATCTGGTGACGATGTTCGGGGACCAGGGGGCGGGCCGCTCCGCGCTGCTGGCGCTGCGGCTGTTCCACTTTGGCTGCCCGGCGGTGTTCCTCAACCAGGGCTTCTATGACTTCCACTCGAACGAGGACGATGGGCTCTCGGACGAGATGGACGAGGCCAACCGGCTGATCAGCGGCCTGCGGACGGCGCTCAAGAAGATGACGCACCCCAAGGGCGGCACCTACTGGGACAAGACGCTGGTGGTGCTCGGCAGCGAGTTCGGCCGCACGGGCAACGGCAGCAAGTTCAACTCGGCGGGCGGCAGCGACCACTCCAGTGATTTGGCCACGCGCTGGATGTCCATGCCGATGATGGGCGGCATCATCGACCGTGCAGCCAAGGGCGGAAAGATGCTCGGCCAGACGCGGTCCTCGGACCTGAAGGCCCTGGGCCAGGTGTACTCCTACCGCGCTGTGTGCAAGACGATGCTGGACTTGCTCGGCGCGGACCACAGCACCGTCTTCCCGGCGGACAACCCGATCCAGGATCTCTTCGCATGATGCGCTCCACGACTGCTTCCGTGATTGCCGCGCTCCTGCTGGGGTGCGGCGGCTCCAATGTCTACAAGGAACCCGAGGGCCCCATCCCCTTCGAGCCCACGCGTCCGGACGTGGGCTCTCCCGGGACGGTGACGCCGTACACGGGCTCGGACCCGGTGGTGCTCGAGGCGCAGATGAAGCTGCCCACGGGCGTGGACCTGCAGCGCAAGGTGATTCTGCGCACGTGCGGCCCCACCAACGGCGTGTGCCACAACCAGAAGGAGTACCCGGACCTGCACACCACGGGCACGTTCGCGGACGCCATCAACGCGCCATGCAACCTGCAGCCGGGCACGTACGAGTCCGTGTATGACCGGTGCGAGCGGGTGGGGGACAGCTTCAACTTCGGGGACAAGTCCTTCCCGGCCATGGAGCTGGGCTGGTACGAAGTCATCGTCGGGGCCTTCGTGGAGTACGAGGACGACGACATCCCGCCGGTGGACGCGGCGGGCCTGCACCTGCACTTCAAGGACCCGGTGCCGCTGGATCGGAGCCGGGCGACCTGGGGAACGGGCACGTTCCTGCGCAAGTTCGTCAACGCGCAGGGCCAGGTGGAGAACCTGTCCTTCGCCAACTACAACACGCGCTGGTGGGTGCTGGAGGACGGGCGCCACCTCTACGGCGAGGTGCACGACTACCAGGCCGAGGACGTGGAGGAACTGCAGAAGGTCGGCATCATCCAAGGTGACTGGAACCGGAACGGGCACTTTGGGGCGCGAGAGAACAAGGGCGTGCCGCTGCTGAACCCGGGCAAGCCGGAGGAGAGCTACCTGGTGGCGCGCCTGCGCGGGCACATGCAGGGCGAGCCGATTCCGGGCACGCGCATGCCGCTGGCGAACCAGCCGCCGTCGGTGACGGACATGCTGGCGCTGATGTGCTGGCTGGAGGGGCTGGATTCGAACGCCACCTCGTGGAACCTGGCCTCGCCGATCAACTATGCGGGGTGCTCGTACTCGGCGAACCCGCAGGCGCTGAACCTGGTGGGCGCGGGGGTGACGTGGCGCGAGCGCGTGTGGCCCATCCTCAAGTCGAGCTGTGGCGGGTGCCACGGCGGAACCAACCCGCAGGCGGGGCTGGATCTGCTGTCGGATGGGGCGTGGACGCGGCTGCGCGGCGTGTCCACGCAGAACAGCACGCTCAAGTACATTGATGCGGGCCGTCCGGAGAAGAGCTACCTGTGGCTGAAGCTGGCGGGTGACGGCAGCACCATCGGCAGCCGGATGCCGTTGGATCCGCTGGGGAGTGGCAGCCGGTCGTTGCCGGCGGACCAGCTGGACAGCATCCAGACGTGGATTCTCGCGGGCGCGCTCGAGGACGGGTAGTGCTCAGACCTCCAGGTCCCGGCAGCGCAGCGTTAGGGTTGGGCACTGGAGCGTGTAGAAGCAGCACAGCCGGGGATCGGTGACCGGGAAGAGCCGGCCACCGGTCACATCAGAATCATCCGCGCGTGGGTTTGTGACGCGGTTGCCCGCCGCCGGTCTGCTTGTTCACTTGGCTGGTGCTGGTTTGAGGCGAGAGCTGCCGGGGCCGTAGTCTCGGAGGCTGGCTCAAACGAAAGGAGTCCTTCATGAAGCGGCGATCGGGACAGGCGATTGTGGCCCTGCTGGCAGGTCTCAGCACGCTGGCGAGCGGGGCTGCACGAGCTGAGCCGCCACTGACGCGAACTCCTGGGTGCATCAAGCGTGGATGGCCTGGAACGGTCGCCTGCGGAAACACTGCGTGACATGCACGAGCGGTGAATCCGTGACGGGGAAAGCGTTGATGTTCCACACGCTGCCGTTCAGTGCTCGCCTGGGGCCTTTCTGTGGGTGACCCCTCGTGGGAGCAGGAGGCGGTCCGGGTCTCTGAAGCTCTCAACCTCTTGGTTGTACTGGCCGCGCCCATTCTCTACGCACGTTGGCGCACCCAAGCACCGCCTGCGGAGCTTCGCTTGGTCCTCGAGGCGCGTATGGCGGCTCTCGCGGCCTTTTGCGCAAGTGCGCGAGGGAGCCCGGATGCGGAGCGTTTCCACAGGGCGGCTCCTCAACTGCGGGCGTTCTCCGAGGCAGTAGCTCGAGAACCTCCTGAGAGCCTCCCGGAATCGGGGTGGGTCATCCAGGCCCGGGAGTGCCTCGCGACTTTGGGCCTCGAGACTCCTCCCGGCGGCTGGGAATCCTTTAGAGGATGGTCTGCTGGCGGTGAGTGACTCGGCCTCTCTGGCCCGATGCGCAACTGGTCTGCTTGTCGGACAGGTTCGCTTCAGGCGCCCTCGATGCTGAGCTCCCAGGCCGGCTCTGCGCTGACCGGCTCTTCTCGTACCGGCCGGCGCTGAACCTGAGGCACGCCACCCATCCAGTCCCATTTCTCGCCGTCCCAGACCTGCTCGTGCCAGCCGAGGCGTGCCGCGGCCTCGCGGGCCTTGGCTGCGTGGACCGGGAGCGCCCAGCCCACCCGTGACTGCTTGCACTCGCCGCTCTTGAACTTCAGCAGGCGGCGCTGCCCGCGAGCTTCCTCGCGGTCGGCCTCCCAGAGCGGCTCCTGCGAGCGTCCCTCGCCCTGGTAGTCCACGTTGTTCCGTTCACACCAGCCGAACACGTCTTTCGCCCGGATCAGCTTCGAGCTGCCCTTGGAGAGTTCCGTCACGGCGGCCACAAGGAGAGTGGAGGTCACGACTCGCATGGAAAAACCTCAAGTACGAGTGCCGAGCTTCTCCACTTACAGGACCCGAGGATGCGCATGGCCATGGGCGCTCCATCTCTTTGTCATGGTTTCGTCATGGCTGTCAGGAAACGGAGAGCGCCCCCCAAAACGGCACGAGCGTGGGAGCCACTCGGGCGCCCACGCTCGCTTGCTCGGGATCTCCGCGCTTAGCGGCTGATGGTCAGCTTCAGGTGCTGGGTGACCGGGATGCCGTAGACCGACGAGCCCACCTCACGGACGTTCATGTCGGTGTCGGCCATGCCCATGTTCGCGCCCGACTGCTGCGGGCCCGTGTTGGGGCCGATGCCCAGTTCCTCGGACAGCTCGGTGCCCGCGTCATACAGGCGCAGCGCGGAGCTGAAGTCCCCCATCACCGGCTGCTCCATGGCGTCGAACAGGGCGATGCCTTCCGAGCTCGTGCCGAAGAACCAGTCGTTGGACATGCCGTACATCGTCACGAAGGAGAGCTTGTCACCGGGGCGCGCGCTCACCTCGAAGGTGTAGGCCGAGCCGGGACGCAGCGGGCCAGGGCTGCTGGCGCCCTCGGGGGTGTTGAACACGCCCAGCATGTCCTGCGCGGAGACGTGGCCCTTCATGGACTCATAGAGCGAGGTGACGTTGCCCTCCTCGGCGATCCGCTCCAGGCCCATGCCGCTGTCCGGCTTGCCCACCGAGAACAGCGTGTGCCCGGATGCGGTGACCAGGAAGAGGCCCGGAGACACGGGCGTTGCCGTGCCGGTGGTGCTGGCCAGCTCGGCCGCCAGCCCCGTCACCTGGCCCATCTCGGCGATGGCCTCGAGGCCCAGGCCGCGATCCTTCTGGCCTTCGGTGAAGAGGGGCTCGCCGCCCGCGGTGAGCGTCCACACGCCCGGAGAGACGCGCACGGGCTTGGGGCCCTGCGACGTCTGCAGCGTGGACTTGTCATCGGCGACGTTCTCGATGCGCACGGTGAACTGGCGGGTGGCCGCGTTCGGGGTGACGGTGACGCGGATCATCGCGGCCACCGCGGGCACGTCGAACATCGTCCCGTTGCTCAGCGTGGTGGGCGAGGTGACGCGGCGCACCGTGGCGTTGGCATCCGCGGCGCCCGGGCCGTCCAGCGAGGAGCCCTGGTTGGGGCCGGTGTGCGCGCCCACGGCGGGCTCCTCGTCCACCTCGGTGCCCGCGTCATAGAGGTACACGCGCGCGGTGACGTCGCCGGAGATGGGGTTGCCGTTCTCGTAGAGCTCGAGGCCGCCAGCGGCCGGGGCGAAGAACCAGTCATTGGACTGGCCGAGCATGGACGCGAAGGCCAGCTTCTGGCCCTTACCGGCGGTGAAGGAGAACTCGTAGGCCTCACCCGGAGCCAGGGGGCCGGGCGCGGTGCCGCCCACGCGGGTGTTGTAGACGCCGGACTTCAGCTGGGTGAAGGGAACCACGTTCTCGAGCCGCACCTTGAAGGTGGTGGGCTCCAC
The DNA window shown above is from Hyalangium minutum and carries:
- a CDS encoding pilus assembly protein PilY, which codes for MKRLCLVLVLLAAVGPASAQLGSSTDSPACCQLTTSLIQDVVYGKDAPGDERALPASTPANLHILIDNSGSMRELPQVTNSDHTAFFNLTVNGCENPRLDAFAASRGWDPNFRYPPPDLGTGLGSDTGFPNLFQDNKFYGYLYWADLSNPPSQWDSKEQVCQSRVANWSTTGASEYFRCLTCLSTKGYYKVPGTVGRNTAPLENLNFIFWGRYLNFNPPKYVTLKAVLKSLLKDVRGARVGLSYFSSSAPNTVMLRTQNPSCQQVVTDSSAFDSSRASYINAINTLAFNTGTPLARSLLNVGYYFTSDDTVYRDVFGFGTGFSYPSAFKNSALSSQNRSVCWGCQTTSVIIISDGEPNSDTLSSTVVTKLRTLNNGPVYCPDSMPCGPGTLAERDKGSNPTVYTDDNPNYLLDDVAKLLYEQDLQRSTPPIVGDFNTAGKQSVATYTVGFGINSNLLRHTAEVGGGLYYIADDAASLSQALRDSLVNVPSTPNTTAWKANAVPSTTETVPAGQPASALVPRLRASVPPNTPWQGALYRFQLAEELLLGCDPLSPYYGDLNADGDCDDTVLLDAQGDAVTETLPGTFVKTLSPWTPAVPFWEAGQVLKAGSSQKWRTRSIYTLIDSNRDGKLDQRDTPIAFTEANASFLREYLGISQNPTGCADLATKLGFVSLTPDDCARVIIRWYRGADALNPDPALRDYDRASLLQDLAHSTPINVEPPLPKDSCALSPQCLPTLFQGATALETGYPLQTVPGTGDAYDKYVDAAGGRDKVVLVGSNGGMLHAFLNGRSTGRDPATGRGLYDAGTGQELWAFIPPDTLPRLKGNLDKHAPLVNGTAMVRDVWLDGVGGPSDGRKQWEEYRTVAVIGTGRGGVHRFALDLTRLLGQATGEAVTRAPDQQGDFLWMWPQPCDPLALQVGESFSNFAPLSPPIGPVALTPGADDALRVRNGQPSGMAETPWMVSGTAARERWVVALNGGYDPYNNRGRGMAVVDLASGHTVWSFFNGDNQGRSSYLRYSMGAGLALADVGQAYGSGVENDGLFDTATVGDYGGQLWAVRFWKPGQWDAATQRVNNWYAARAFRTENLAGRSGSAEALRSPFSQIATNVVQPDMGILRTFIGTGDSQNLYDTGTRCRMGNPRACAEQGCTARATLEVQRGGMLASTASTTYANYSLASTASSQAPAYGSCASSKVKLTWDNDAANGCSNGYDGALEYTCDGTSSTWSCRTTVDSWVTLNFTQQATFSTQRFYGVWSYGGSPWRTFDSEAEAQNFDFNMITDSSLLNVGQFDSAGRVVTGSELEASPTSPGWYIPYTSANERTGSPATFIDGCLLWSSFEPSSQSATVCSTQGTHISRLYQASPVSGRASCATGFYDVTTSTWSRYFPTGTSVNLGAPAPQHTQYNGQLYHRALLNTPPSASSNGTPFRSVPVTQSTP
- a CDS encoding DUF1501 domain-containing protein; amino-acid sequence: MSDDTKKPGTLGRRGLLKGLGAAATAAAFPTLWLPNKAYAQTAARGEVEHLIYIRLAGGFRFTTAFNGDVADTFNPFGKSASRAAGTEWGPSAMLERASWLEGTEGEPRVELGMQKVTDFSNEICLLPCVDHEPFSARADGNHGTGLERFLTGYVGGTTSFLTYLNYGLREKVAQEASEGRTILPAFSLGEAGMALGSGIYAGYRPPVLDGNGFERFGFDPDSNVPAWAVNIANNLDQRFRDKVHQGVRPGVEAYQQTREATRAYGAIFRDPILRVDAFSQEVVDGISNRDLVTMFGDQGAGRSALLALRLFHFGCPAVFLNQGFYDFHSNEDDGLSDEMDEANRLISGLRTALKKMTHPKGGTYWDKTLVVLGSEFGRTGNGSKFNSAGGSDHSSDLATRWMSMPMMGGIIDRAAKGGKMLGQTRSSDLKALGQVYSYRAVCKTMLDLLGADHSTVFPADNPIQDLFA
- a CDS encoding spondin domain-containing protein, giving the protein MIKSHAGRVSTLLASALLASACGGEDEPQQPVEPTTFKVRLENVVPFTQLKSGVYNTRVGGTAPGPLAPGEAYEFSFTAGKGQKLAFASMLGQSNDWFFAPAAGGLELYENGNPISGDVTARVYLYDAGTEVDEEPAVGAHTGPNQGSSLDGPGAADANATVRRVTSPTTLSNGTMFDVPAVAAMIRVTVTPNAATRQFTVRIENVADDKSTLQTSQGPKPVRVSPGVWTLTAGGEPLFTEGQKDRGLGLEAIAEMGQVTGLAAELASTTGTATPVSPGLFLVTASGHTLFSVGKPDSGMGLERIAEEGNVTSLYESMKGHVSAQDMLGVFNTPEGASSPGPLRPGSAYTFEVSARPGDKLSFVTMYGMSNDWFFGTSSEGIALFDAMEQPVMGDFSSALRLYDAGTELSEELGIGPNTGPQQSGANMGMADTDMNVREVGSSVYGIPVTQHLKLTISR